One genomic segment of Pleurocapsa minor HA4230-MV1 includes these proteins:
- a CDS encoding photosystem II q(b) protein, producing the protein SVMDSQGRVVNTWADILNRANLGFEVMHERNAHNFPLDLASGDSAPVALTAPAING; encoded by the coding sequence AGTCGGTAATGGATTCACAAGGACGTGTAGTCAACACTTGGGCAGACATCTTAAACAGAGCTAACCTAGGTTTTGAAGTAATGCACGAACGTAATGCACACAACTTCCCTCTTGACCTTGCTAGTGGTGACTCTGCTCCTGTAGCACTAACTGCTCCTGCTATCAACGGTTAA
- a CDS encoding phytanoyl-CoA dioxygenase family protein: MTNKTLNLLLSFANENRQLKKFHLNEKQQQLLPSVEDLKFFQEHGWFVTPKILAEDLIDALFIASEELYSGNKDAEIPIAGCRNWQPGDRSAVRNNEYISFQNLAFRQLSLQPIIGAIAARLMNTDTVRYFQDQLVSKEPNQPNTTKVGWHTDCSYHSNCTSNKLLTAWIPLHDVTEEQGPLVVIDRSHKWSKTDQMRGFNYDNHAEIEREFKQQGQEFHKIPIILKKGQISFHHSSLIHGSYENRSKIMRRVVVMNVQDGENRYQTFWNNGKQIHHFLDSLCRKQANGLPDYTDPAIFPIIWSEK, translated from the coding sequence ATGACTAATAAAACTTTAAATTTATTGTTATCATTTGCTAACGAAAATAGACAATTAAAAAAATTTCATCTTAATGAAAAGCAGCAGCAACTTTTACCATCAGTAGAGGATCTTAAATTCTTCCAAGAACATGGTTGGTTTGTTACCCCCAAAATCCTTGCCGAAGATTTGATTGATGCTTTATTTATTGCCAGTGAAGAATTATATAGTGGCAACAAAGATGCGGAAATACCGATCGCAGGTTGTAGAAATTGGCAGCCAGGAGATCGCTCAGCAGTACGTAACAATGAATATATTTCTTTCCAAAATCTAGCTTTTAGGCAACTATCTTTACAACCAATCATTGGCGCGATCGCAGCTAGGTTAATGAATACCGATACAGTCAGATATTTCCAAGATCAATTAGTCAGTAAAGAACCTAATCAGCCAAATACGACAAAAGTTGGCTGGCATACAGATTGTTCTTATCATTCAAATTGCACTTCTAATAAATTACTAACAGCTTGGATTCCTCTTCATGATGTTACCGAAGAACAAGGCCCTTTAGTAGTGATCGATCGCAGTCATAAATGGTCAAAAACCGATCAAATGCGAGGTTTTAACTATGATAACCATGCAGAAATTGAGCGAGAATTTAAGCAGCAAGGACAAGAATTTCACAAAATTCCCATAATACTCAAAAAAGGACAAATTAGTTTTCATCATTCCTCCTTGATTCATGGCAGCTATGAAAATCGCAGTAAAATCATGCGTAGGGTAGTAGTAATGAACGTCCAAGATGGTGAAAATCGCTATCAAACCTTTTGGAACAATGGCAAACAAATCCATCACTTTTTAGATAGTTTATGTCGTAAACAAGCCAATGGACTCCCTGACTATACCGATCCTGCGATTTTTCCCATAATTTGGTCAGAAAAATGA
- a CDS encoding helix-turn-helix transcriptional regulator: MGWTALVILSLSRNTRRYGELHREIGGVSQKMLTQTLRNLENSGLIHRQVYPVVPPMVEYSLTPLGKTLVKPLKTLCNWASEHLHEVELARAEAIDSKKLD, translated from the coding sequence ATTGGGTGGACGGCATTAGTTATTTTGTCACTGTCGAGAAATACCAGAAGATATGGCGAATTACACCGTGAAATTGGGGGAGTGTCGCAAAAAATGTTAACTCAAACCCTGCGCAATCTGGAAAACAGTGGACTGATTCATCGCCAGGTTTATCCAGTTGTACCGCCAATGGTGGAATATTCTTTGACTCCCCTAGGAAAAACACTTGTCAAACCACTTAAAACCCTTTGCAATTGGGCTTCAGAGCATTTACACGAAGTGGAACTTGCCAGAGCAGAAGCAATTGATAGCAAAAAACTTGATTGA
- a CDS encoding isochorismatase family protein has product MSSIFTAENSALLLIDHQIGTMKLIHNIPLEVVKRNTLALAKTAKILNIPVILTSSQEENIQGALLPELAEILPAAFETRIKRAGIVNAWNDPNFKAAVEATRRKNLIMAGVTTDVCLVFPAISACQEGYQVQAVMDASGSPFELSEEMSRRRMEREGVVLTATNTMMAELAQDWSRSEGAQLQQILFQDVLPQIA; this is encoded by the coding sequence ATGAGTAGTATCTTCACAGCGGAAAACTCAGCATTGTTATTAATCGATCACCAGATTGGCACAATGAAATTGATCCACAACATACCTCTAGAAGTGGTTAAACGAAATACTCTAGCTCTGGCAAAGACAGCGAAAATTCTCAACATTCCCGTGATTCTTACTAGTAGTCAAGAAGAAAATATTCAGGGTGCGCTCTTACCAGAATTAGCTGAGATTCTGCCAGCAGCTTTTGAAACTCGCATCAAACGCGCAGGTATTGTCAACGCTTGGAATGATCCAAACTTCAAAGCAGCCGTTGAAGCCACAAGACGCAAAAATTTGATTATGGCGGGAGTGACTACCGATGTTTGTTTAGTTTTCCCTGCAATCAGTGCGTGCCAAGAGGGCTATCAAGTTCAAGCTGTAATGGATGCGTCAGGATCACCTTTTGAGCTTTCAGAAGAAATGTCGAGACGACGCATGGAGCGCGAAGGCGTAGTGCTAACGGCAACCAATACAATGATGGCGGAATTAGCACAAGATTGGAGTCGATCCGAAGGTGCGCAATTACAACAAATCTTGTTTCAAGATGTGTTGCCACAAATTGCCTAA
- a CDS encoding helix-turn-helix transcriptional regulator: MTIKGSNNVLDSHPYLRQTLDLVADKWVVAALYILSHGTKRYGEMQREIGNISQRMLTRTLRDLERNGLVHRQVYPVVPPMVEYSLTPLGETLNEVLKALCDWSTDNFQQVETARAIYDEAKKQ; encoded by the coding sequence ATGACTATCAAAGGCTCAAATAATGTTTTAGATTCACATCCTTATCTGCGTCAGACTCTCGATTTGGTCGCGGATAAGTGGGTTGTTGCAGCTTTGTATATTCTTTCTCACGGGACAAAACGTTATGGAGAAATGCAAAGGGAAATCGGCAATATCTCACAGCGAATGCTGACTCGGACACTGAGAGATTTGGAACGAAATGGGCTAGTGCATCGCCAGGTATATCCTGTTGTACCGCCAATGGTGGAGTATTCTTTGACTCCGCTGGGTGAAACGCTCAATGAAGTATTGAAAGCTCTTTGTGATTGGTCAACGGATAATTTTCAGCAAGTGGAAACTGCAAGAGCAATTTATGATGAGGCAAAAAAGCAATGA
- a CDS encoding DUF3500 domain-containing protein: protein MIGSDRLEEQFNRSSYSAQQAIDTSSQSTVLPKTRSVFNNSNLALRQSLQDVRYLELSESIKSFLATLDKTQRAAVVVPFDNPFRTRSFCYVLARCKDEFVGLKMSALNSTQKIALNNLLMKSFSGSGYSRAIQTMNREWLVEEMENAHRADPKKYPTVGSPLVPEWTPPPKRAAPDYYIAFFGQPASMHPWGLRFEGHHLSLNLTFGGEGSQHKVGTSPMFFGSSPMIVPASPKTAEGQTAYPRWYQEEGQQSLNREAWLARSFLNALDASTLKPGKWSALPDVVLAGGTDVPLDASSYLKNEKVGIAVANLSPLQQDLLYEFALEFLQLQASQNINIDDFKANLANSRVWWFGNKKDDRAALYFRIQSDRYLIELLQSDTFGVSSEVESNHVHASFRDLTNDWDHNSLGEHLRQHHHDEALIR from the coding sequence ATGATTGGTAGTGATCGATTAGAAGAACAGTTCAACCGCTCTAGCTATTCTGCCCAGCAAGCTATTGACACTAGTTCTCAGTCAACTGTTCTTCCAAAAACTCGTAGCGTTTTCAATAATTCTAATCTGGCACTAAGACAATCGCTTCAAGATGTGCGTTATCTAGAACTTAGCGAATCAATTAAAAGTTTTTTAGCAACGCTTGACAAAACCCAACGCGCCGCTGTAGTTGTTCCCTTTGATAATCCCTTTCGCACCCGATCCTTTTGTTATGTACTCGCCCGATGTAAAGACGAGTTTGTCGGCTTAAAAATGTCAGCGCTCAATTCAACGCAAAAAATAGCGTTAAACAACCTGTTGATGAAAAGCTTTAGTGGTTCTGGCTATTCGAGAGCTATTCAAACAATGAATCGCGAATGGCTTGTCGAAGAGATGGAAAATGCCCATCGCGCTGATCCTAAGAAATATCCCACAGTGGGGAGTCCTTTGGTTCCTGAATGGACGCCACCGCCAAAGCGCGCTGCTCCTGATTACTATATCGCTTTCTTTGGGCAGCCTGCCTCCATGCACCCCTGGGGGCTACGCTTTGAAGGTCATCATCTTAGTTTGAATCTGACTTTTGGGGGTGAAGGTTCGCAGCATAAGGTAGGGACTTCACCAATGTTTTTTGGTTCTAGTCCAATGATCGTTCCAGCAAGTCCAAAAACAGCAGAAGGGCAGACTGCCTATCCTCGATGGTACCAGGAAGAAGGTCAGCAATCGCTCAATCGCGAAGCTTGGCTAGCCCGTTCATTCTTAAATGCTTTAGATGCTTCAACTCTCAAGCCTGGCAAGTGGTCAGCGTTGCCCGATGTTGTTTTAGCTGGCGGTACAGATGTTCCGCTAGACGCCTCAAGTTATCTAAAGAATGAGAAGGTGGGCATCGCCGTTGCCAATTTAAGTCCTCTGCAACAAGACTTACTTTATGAATTTGCCCTGGAGTTTTTACAATTACAGGCAAGCCAAAATATCAATATAGATGACTTTAAGGCCAACTTAGCTAACTCACGCGTTTGGTGGTTTGGTAATAAGAAAGATGATCGAGCGGCTCTTTATTTTCGTATTCAGAGCGATCGCTATTTGATTGAGCTGTTACAGTCAGACACTTTTGGCGTCTCCAGTGAAGTAGAATCCAACCACGTACATGCCTCATTTAGAGACTTAACTAATGATTGGGATCATAACTCTTTAGGGGAGCATTTACGCCAGCATCACCATGACGAAGCACTTATTCGTTAA
- a CDS encoding isoprenyl transferase: MTAQLVTNLLTQTNQTNQAKLPNHVAVIMDGNGRWATQRGLPRIEGHRRGANALKEMLRYCKDLGVKTLTAYAFSTENWGRPTGEVNFLMSLFERLLQKELKEMEAEEVCINFIGDLTPLPSSLQQEMYRSMERTKNNQGVFFNVAINYGSRHEMIHACKAIAEKVQQGELSADSINDQIISQHLYTAASPDPDLLIRTSGEMRLSNFMLWQLAYTEIYVTDTLWPDFNHEQFDRAIVAFQQRDRRFGQVK; encoded by the coding sequence ATGACAGCTCAATTAGTAACTAATCTATTAACCCAAACTAACCAAACTAACCAAGCTAAATTGCCGAACCACGTTGCTGTAATTATGGATGGTAATGGTCGCTGGGCAACACAAAGGGGTTTACCGCGCATTGAAGGACATCGCAGGGGTGCTAATGCCCTGAAGGAGATGTTGCGTTACTGTAAAGATCTAGGGGTAAAAACTTTAACTGCTTATGCTTTTTCGACGGAAAATTGGGGTCGCCCCACAGGAGAAGTTAACTTCTTGATGAGCTTATTTGAAAGGCTGTTGCAGAAAGAATTAAAGGAGATGGAAGCAGAAGAAGTCTGCATTAATTTTATTGGAGATTTAACGCCTTTACCCTCTTCCCTACAACAGGAAATGTATCGCTCAATGGAGCGGACAAAAAATAATCAAGGCGTATTTTTTAATGTGGCAATCAACTACGGTAGTCGTCACGAAATGATTCATGCCTGCAAAGCGATCGCTGAAAAAGTCCAGCAGGGTGAACTATCTGCCGACTCTATTAATGACCAAATTATCTCTCAACATCTCTATACTGCTGCTAGTCCCGACCCCGATCTCTTGATTCGTACCAGTGGGGAAATGCGCTTGAGTAACTTCATGCTGTGGCAGCTAGCCTACACTGAAATCTATGTGACCGATACTCTCTGGCCAGATTTTAATCATGAGCAGTTTGATCGAGCTATAGTCGCTTTTCAACAGCGCGATCGCCGTTTTGGTCAAGTCAAGTAG
- a CDS encoding ferritin-like domain-containing protein, giving the protein MYQPAIDLAGEVCFRPNFFQTKVRINYLIERYLSCQKLGDRLEDLPQQFLNPQPRKWSNINWQDIHPEQVIGLELDIFLSIIKGALDTEAPIREYTQTSRQYLEPIHPSMARLVGGIVADDGTIIELGLWEKEERQHTPALTKLYQMLATESITPQVQTAKSYQAWTNPYQDLYQHGLHRVITEYGAACLYLWLMSHTTGTTQQVLSELLQDEVNHLAKFWGMGMWLYPDGTEQLICYLLSQIHTILPVSYESTIKSPAEIKSTFQRMMSILNWQSWSVLCRGELIYTFIWVLKRMWYWSSQLTPEYLHSCCATPDFFGNNSVEYNQPKVIIF; this is encoded by the coding sequence ATGTATCAACCAGCAATCGATTTAGCGGGAGAAGTTTGTTTTCGTCCTAATTTTTTTCAGACCAAAGTTAGGATTAATTATTTAATCGAGCGATATTTAAGTTGTCAAAAATTAGGCGATCGCCTAGAGGATTTACCCCAGCAGTTTCTCAATCCACAACCCCGTAAATGGTCTAACATCAATTGGCAAGATATCCATCCAGAACAAGTTATTGGTCTAGAATTGGATATTTTTTTGTCGATTATTAAAGGTGCGTTGGACACGGAAGCACCCATCAGAGAATATACCCAAACTAGTAGACAGTATCTTGAACCAATTCATCCCAGTATGGCGCGGTTAGTGGGGGGAATAGTCGCAGATGATGGCACAATCATTGAATTAGGCTTGTGGGAAAAAGAAGAGCGTCAACACACTCCAGCTTTAACCAAGCTCTATCAAATGCTAGCAACTGAATCAATTACCCCTCAAGTACAAACTGCCAAAAGCTATCAAGCCTGGACAAATCCCTACCAAGATTTATATCAACACGGTTTACATCGGGTGATCACAGAATATGGTGCAGCCTGTTTATACCTGTGGCTGATGTCTCACACAACAGGAACAACCCAACAAGTCTTGAGTGAATTGTTACAGGACGAAGTTAATCACCTGGCAAAATTCTGGGGAATGGGAATGTGGCTCTATCCCGATGGTACAGAACAGTTAATTTGCTATCTTCTTAGCCAAATTCATACTATCTTGCCTGTATCCTATGAATCAACAATTAAATCTCCAGCGGAGATCAAATCTACGTTTCAACGTATGATGTCTATTTTAAATTGGCAATCTTGGTCAGTCTTATGTCGAGGCGAATTGATTTACACTTTTATTTGGGTTTTAAAACGAATGTGGTATTGGAGTAGTCAATTAACTCCAGAATATTTGCACTCGTGCTGTGCGACTCCAGATTTTTTCGGGAACAATAGTGTTGAATACAATCAGCCTAAAGTAATCATTTTCTAA
- a CDS encoding Hsp20/alpha crystallin family protein gives MEEASKTWCPAIELNETEKDLILKAEIPGVEIKHLNISADPELISISGLHNHHKSSTEQELIPSQLHYGQLDCSVPLPKSVQVNYVRAELIDGVLTITMPKVNTANFVRS, from the coding sequence ATGGAAGAAGCTAGTAAAACTTGGTGTCCAGCGATTGAGTTGAATGAGACTGAAAAAGATTTAATTCTCAAGGCAGAAATCCCTGGGGTTGAAATCAAACACCTAAACATCAGCGCCGATCCAGAATTAATTTCAATTTCGGGACTTCATAACCATCACAAGTCCTCAACTGAACAAGAATTAATTCCTTCTCAACTTCACTATGGGCAGCTTGACTGTAGTGTTCCCCTGCCAAAATCAGTTCAAGTAAACTACGTTAGAGCTGAATTGATTGATGGAGTTTTAACGATCACTATGCCGAAAGTAAATACAGCCAACTTTGTCAGAAGCTAG
- a CDS encoding GerMN domain-containing protein, whose protein sequence is MKVHDRSFNLTPILIGFSLLLIGVAQITVLRALTKVILPTSIKSPAVEEIQAAKFSPQMYRLEIVDNHIRLIPETIQTRVASPEIALKQALEKLLAQSPTFDPTTTIPQQTRLLNLHTNKQGIYVDLSPEFAQGGGSSSMIYRVAQILYTATSINPQAPVFLSIAGKPLNDNYPLGGEGLILEYPLTRQQFKQDFLAE, encoded by the coding sequence ATGAAAGTACATGATAGATCATTTAATTTAACACCAATACTAATAGGATTTTCTCTGTTATTAATTGGAGTAGCTCAAATTACTGTTCTGCGGGCGTTGACCAAAGTAATTCTGCCAACTTCAATCAAATCACCTGCTGTAGAGGAAATACAAGCAGCAAAGTTTAGTCCTCAGATGTATCGATTAGAAATAGTCGATAATCATATTCGCTTGATCCCAGAAACCATTCAAACTCGTGTGGCTTCTCCTGAGATTGCCCTCAAGCAAGCACTGGAAAAATTATTAGCTCAGTCTCCAACTTTCGATCCTACTACGACAATTCCTCAGCAAACACGGTTACTCAATTTACATACCAACAAACAAGGTATATATGTAGATTTATCTCCAGAATTTGCTCAAGGTGGCGGTAGTAGTTCGATGATTTATCGAGTAGCTCAAATTCTTTACACTGCTACCAGCATCAATCCTCAAGCACCAGTGTTTTTGTCTATTGCGGGAAAACCCCTCAACGATAACTATCCTTTAGGAGGAGAAGGATTGATTTTAGAATATCC